One genomic region from Equus asinus isolate D_3611 breed Donkey chromosome 10, EquAss-T2T_v2, whole genome shotgun sequence encodes:
- the PTGES2 gene encoding prostaglandin E synthase 2 isoform X1 produces MAQVARALWPCGRALAWGLAHRPPPRLPMQGRAGFAGTAGGPAATARKGSSRLLGAAALALGGALGLYHTARWHLRAQDLRAERSAVQLSLTGHLQLTLYQYKTCPFCSKVRAFLDFHALPYRVVEVNPVRKAEIKFSSYRKVPILLAQEGDSLQQLNDSSVIISALKTHLVSGQPLEDIITYYPPMKAMNDQGKEVTEFCNKYWLMLDEKEAQRMYSGKEARTEEMKWRQWADDWLVHLISPNVYRTPAEALASFDYIVREGKFGVVEGAVAKYMGAAAMYLISKRLKSRHHLQDDVRVDLYEAANKWVAAVGKDRPFMGGQKPNLADLAVYGVLRVMEGLEAFDDLMRHTHIQPWYLRVEKAIAEAPH; encoded by the exons ATGGCCCAGGTTGCGCGGGCGCTGTGGCCCTGCGGGCGCGCTctggcctgggggctggcccatcGCCCCCCGCCCCGACTTCCCATGCAGGGCCGGGCCGGCTTCGCGGGGACGGCGGGAGGGCCCGCCGCCACCGCCCGCAAGGGGAGCTCGCGGCTCCTAGGGGCGGCGGCTCTGGCCCTGGGGGGCGCCCTGGGGCTGTACCACACGGCGCGGTGGCACCTGCGCGCCCAGGACCTCCGCGCCGAGCGCTCGGCCGTGCAG CTCTCCCTGACCGGCCACCTGCAGCTGACCCTGTACCAGTACAAAACGTGTCCCTTCTGCAGCAAGGTCCGTGCCTTCCTCGACTTCCACGCCCTGCCCTACCGGGTGGTGGAGGTGAACCCCGTGCGCAAGGCCGAGATCAAGTTCTCCTCCTACAGGAAGGTGCCCATCCTGCTGGCCCAGGAAGGAGACAGCTTG CAACAACTGAATGACTCCTCTGTCATCATCAGCGCCCTCAAGACCCACCTGGTGTCGGG GCAGCCCCTGGAAGACATCATCACCTACTATCCGCCCATGAAGGCCATGAACGACCAGGGCAAGGAGGTGACCGAGTTCTGCAACAAGTACTGGCTCATGCTGGACGAGAAGGAGGCCCAGCGAATGTACAGTGGGAAGGAGGCGAGGAC GGAGGAGATGAAGTGGCGGCAGTGGGCGGACGACTGGCTGGTCCACCTGATCTCCCCCAACGTGTACCGCACGCCTGCCGAGGCCCTGGCCTCCTTCGACTACATTGTCAGGGAGGGCAAGTTCGGGGTCGTGGAGGGTGCTGTGGCCAAGTACATGGGTGCAGCTGCCATGTACCTCATCAGCAAGCGGCTCAAGAGCAG GCACCACCTCCAGGACGATGTGCGTGTGGACCTCTATGAGGCCGCCAACAAGTGGGTGGCAGCTGTGGGCAAAGACCGGCCCTTCATGGGGGGCCAAAAGCCGAACCTGGCTGATCTG GCCGTGTATGGCGTGCTGCGTGTGATGGAGGGCCTGGAGGCCTTCGACGACCTCATGCGCCACACCCACATCCAGCCCTGGTACCTGCGGGTGGAGAAGGCCATTGCTGAGGCACCGCACTGA
- the PTGES2 gene encoding prostaglandin E synthase 2 isoform X2, with product MAQVARALWPCGRALAWGLAHRPPPRLPMQGRAGFAGTAGGPAATARKGSSRLLGAAALALGGALGLYHTARWHLRAQDLRAERSAVQLSLTGHLQLTLYQYKTCPFCSKVRAFLDFHALPYRVVEVNPVRKAEIKFSSYRKVPILLAQEGDSLQQLNDSSVIISALKTHLVSGQPLEDIITYYPPMKAMNDQGKEVTEFCNKYWLMLDEKEAQRMYSGKEARTEEMKWRQWADDWLVHLISPNVYRTPAEALASFDYIVREGKFGVVEGAVAKYMGAAAMYLISKRLKSRHHLQDDVRVDLYEAANKWVAAVGKDRPFMGGQKPNLADL from the exons ATGGCCCAGGTTGCGCGGGCGCTGTGGCCCTGCGGGCGCGCTctggcctgggggctggcccatcGCCCCCCGCCCCGACTTCCCATGCAGGGCCGGGCCGGCTTCGCGGGGACGGCGGGAGGGCCCGCCGCCACCGCCCGCAAGGGGAGCTCGCGGCTCCTAGGGGCGGCGGCTCTGGCCCTGGGGGGCGCCCTGGGGCTGTACCACACGGCGCGGTGGCACCTGCGCGCCCAGGACCTCCGCGCCGAGCGCTCGGCCGTGCAG CTCTCCCTGACCGGCCACCTGCAGCTGACCCTGTACCAGTACAAAACGTGTCCCTTCTGCAGCAAGGTCCGTGCCTTCCTCGACTTCCACGCCCTGCCCTACCGGGTGGTGGAGGTGAACCCCGTGCGCAAGGCCGAGATCAAGTTCTCCTCCTACAGGAAGGTGCCCATCCTGCTGGCCCAGGAAGGAGACAGCTTG CAACAACTGAATGACTCCTCTGTCATCATCAGCGCCCTCAAGACCCACCTGGTGTCGGG GCAGCCCCTGGAAGACATCATCACCTACTATCCGCCCATGAAGGCCATGAACGACCAGGGCAAGGAGGTGACCGAGTTCTGCAACAAGTACTGGCTCATGCTGGACGAGAAGGAGGCCCAGCGAATGTACAGTGGGAAGGAGGCGAGGAC GGAGGAGATGAAGTGGCGGCAGTGGGCGGACGACTGGCTGGTCCACCTGATCTCCCCCAACGTGTACCGCACGCCTGCCGAGGCCCTGGCCTCCTTCGACTACATTGTCAGGGAGGGCAAGTTCGGGGTCGTGGAGGGTGCTGTGGCCAAGTACATGGGTGCAGCTGCCATGTACCTCATCAGCAAGCGGCTCAAGAGCAG GCACCACCTCCAGGACGATGTGCGTGTGGACCTCTATGAGGCCGCCAACAAGTGGGTGGCAGCTGTGGGCAAAGACCGGCCCTTCATGGGGGGCCAAAAGCCGAACCTGGCTGATCTG TGA
- the PTGES2 gene encoding prostaglandin E synthase 2 isoform X3 — translation MPGTVLGTCYVDLKSILPLGAREARRQQLNDSSVIISALKTHLVSGQPLEDIITYYPPMKAMNDQGKEVTEFCNKYWLMLDEKEAQRMYSGKEARTEEMKWRQWADDWLVHLISPNVYRTPAEALASFDYIVREGKFGVVEGAVAKYMGAAAMYLISKRLKSRHHLQDDVRVDLYEAANKWVAAVGKDRPFMGGQKPNLADLAVYGVLRVMEGLEAFDDLMRHTHIQPWYLRVEKAIAEAPH, via the exons atgcctggcacagtgcttggcacctgTTACGTAGATCTGAAGTCCATCCTGCCCCTCGGTGCCCGGGAGGCCAGGCGG CAACAACTGAATGACTCCTCTGTCATCATCAGCGCCCTCAAGACCCACCTGGTGTCGGG GCAGCCCCTGGAAGACATCATCACCTACTATCCGCCCATGAAGGCCATGAACGACCAGGGCAAGGAGGTGACCGAGTTCTGCAACAAGTACTGGCTCATGCTGGACGAGAAGGAGGCCCAGCGAATGTACAGTGGGAAGGAGGCGAGGAC GGAGGAGATGAAGTGGCGGCAGTGGGCGGACGACTGGCTGGTCCACCTGATCTCCCCCAACGTGTACCGCACGCCTGCCGAGGCCCTGGCCTCCTTCGACTACATTGTCAGGGAGGGCAAGTTCGGGGTCGTGGAGGGTGCTGTGGCCAAGTACATGGGTGCAGCTGCCATGTACCTCATCAGCAAGCGGCTCAAGAGCAG GCACCACCTCCAGGACGATGTGCGTGTGGACCTCTATGAGGCCGCCAACAAGTGGGTGGCAGCTGTGGGCAAAGACCGGCCCTTCATGGGGGGCCAAAAGCCGAACCTGGCTGATCTG GCCGTGTATGGCGTGCTGCGTGTGATGGAGGGCCTGGAGGCCTTCGACGACCTCATGCGCCACACCCACATCCAGCCCTGGTACCTGCGGGTGGAGAAGGCCATTGCTGAGGCACCGCACTGA